In Cinclus cinclus chromosome 1, bCinCin1.1, whole genome shotgun sequence, the sequence TTCTATTTACTAATTAAACTGTTAACTTTCACTTAGAAGTAAAACCTTACTAAAGTCTGAGTTAACAGTAAAGGCCACGCTCCTCATAGTCCTCTAGTTCTTGACAGATTTCTACATAAAACTTGTTTCAGGTGTTAGTTGTTGGGTTTGGTATTATCTTTGAGGAGTTTAACACTTCAGAATAAATACAAAGGAAGAGAATTGCTGGGAATGGTGACTGCAGTGTGTCATGCTGAAGGCCTCCAGGTGTGATCTGTGTTCCCAGATTTGTCAGTAGTACAAAGAAGCATGAGAGCTCCCTGCCTTTCAGTGCTGTTCCATGTGCGATTTGGtgcagtgccactgctgggAGATGTTCAAACGGGGAATTTGTTTTGGTGCACTGTTCTCACAGAGGTGCCTGTCCAGCAGGTAGACAGACATGGGTGCCTACAAGTACATCCAGGAGCTCTGGAGGAAGAAGCAGTCGGACGTGATGCGGTTCTTGCTGCGCGTGCGCTGCTGGCAGTACCGCCAGCTGTCGGCCTTGCACCGCGCCCCGCGCCCCACGCGGCCGGACAAAGCCCGCAGGCTGGGATACAAGGCCAAGCAAGGTAATGGCACGGACAGGTGGAGCGCGTGGGCCTCATGATGGAGTGACGTTGGCTTCCTTCAGTGACAGCAGAATTACACAGTGTGAGACGGAAGTATCCCCCAATAAACTGAAGTCTCCCGCATGAAATTTAACAATATTGTAAATGTCTTCAGTTGGTAGCAATGCCCACAGCCTAACACCTTAACTTCACTTAATTTTGCATCTGTGCCTTCTGTTGCTGTTCTGGCAGGGGAAAATCAAGTGGGCTTTGGCCttcattttgtttcttgtgCAATGTTAGTGCCACAGAATTAAACAGGGTTTTTAGTATCCTAGGTTTGAGGGATGTCCTTTCTCTGCCCAAGTTTTGTCATGTGTTACTTTGACTTTTTTCTGGTGGCTGAACTGTGACCTTCTAGCCCCTTGAAAAAAGCTACGAGAGATATGTATAACGACTTGCACaggagcatgtagtgacaggacaagggggaatggcttcaaactgaaagagtaggtttagattagatgttaagaagaaactctttactgtgaggctggtgaggcactggaacagattgcccagaggaGTTGTGAATACCCCAgtcctgggagtgtccaaggccaggttggatggagctctgagcaaatTAGTTTGGTGGAcgatgtccctgtccatggcatgGGGGTTGGAACTCAATGATCTTTGTGGTtgcttccaacccaagccataCTATGGCTTGCATGTAATGTTACTGTGCTACTGCTGCATGAACTTGGGCAAGATGATGGAGTTTGTACTGTCATTGAAAACCAGTTACTGGTCAGGGGAAAAGTGGCCATCCATGTCTAACTTGTGGAATTTCAGTTAAAAACCCAGTATGTTTATTCAcgaagaaaataaaaagctaagacttgacactgctgtcactgtttATATCTAATTTCCTCCTTTCTCAGTGACCAGATTTCTGCAGGGTTTGTGAATGGCCTGTGCTTTAGTGCTTTGTGAGTTCTGCCATCTGAATTCTGCAATTTGGGTAGAgttttgctgggtttgggtttttttttgtgggagtTTTTTATGATTGTATTATGATATAGCTGTAGCTGATCTTATTTGGTTTGGGACCAGAAAGTGCAAAGGTGCCATAAGATCTGGTTTGGAACCAAAAAATAGTTGCATCAGGATATCACTTTCCTTACTTAGTCgttatgaaaataataaaaacatattgTACTATCCACCTTGAGTTGTAAAATATGGTAAAAATTGGTATAATGACTTTGTGTTGCAGCATTTCATGTAAATTTTGGGGGATTGGAAAAATGCAGTCCACATATGAAAATTGCTACTAGAATTGTTCAAATTGCAAAGTCACTGTTTGTTTTAGGTTACGTTATCTACCGTGTCCGTGTCCGCCGTGGTGGCCGCAAACGCCCAGTCCCCAAAGGTGCAACCTATGGTAAACCTGTGCATCATGGTGTTAACCAGCTCAAGTTTGCCCGGAGTCTTCAGTCTGTAGCAGAGGTGAGTATTTTGGTCATTGCTCACAGTGTTGTGCTGGAAAGCTTCTGTAAAAGCTGGAAGTACTCAGagacaaaaaatacaaaaccaaaaccgCTGCTTTGTTAACAAGTTCTTAGTAAGATTTTGAATAATGGtggcaggaaagcagcagaatgTCTTTAAGAGTTCTGTTGAGTCAATACAAAAGCGATTCAGACTCTAAAAATGGAGTCTGTGGGAACCACTTGAGTGGTTTAGTGAAGTTAATACTTCTAAAGTATGCCACAATATTTGTTATTAAAAGCACGTAACTAGTCCAAGCTACAGTAAAATAAAGAGTTAGGCATGAGAAGTAAGAACTTAGCATGTTCTAAGGTGTCGAACTTGTCAGTAAATCCCGTTGCTATGTTTCCTGCTACGTGGTGTGGATCACCAGCTGTAGGTGATGGTCCTTTCATAAAGTACACCTGAGTTCCTGTCTTGAAGCCTGTAGCACCTGTTTGTGTAGTAGTAGTGCTGCACAGCATGCTTAGCTGTGTTGCAGGAGCTGAAGGCAACATGCCAGAGACCTTCTGCTTCTTTATAAAAAAACTGGTACCTCACAGGCACACAGCTTGGTGGCTAACTTAATTTTAGGTGAGGTCTTGTTACTGAAATACTCAAAATGTAAACTTCACTGAGATCTTGTAAGCTTCATTGCTGTCATGGTTGTAGTCTGGAAGAGATAGAGTTCtcacctttaaaaaaacccacttttttttcagtgggtTAGAGTTAATTCCAGGCTGCATTCTCAAGTGAGACATTGTGGAGAGTGTCATTGCCTTTCCATCTTGAAGCAGAAGACTTTTATGTTCTCAGGACTTTGAAAATATTGCTGAGTCACTTCTGCAAGTTGAATATGGTGGGATATtcttttttcagggaaaaaacaaTTGGGGCATACTTACTTAAAAGAAACACAGGTGGTGAGTTTGAATTAAAAATGCTACTGTTTTCAGTGCTCATGGCATTCTCTTCATACGTGTTATTCCCAGTTATCTGATGGCTAATTGCATGCTCACAACAACTATGGAAGAGGTTATTTGCCCTCAGTTCTAGCTTGAAATTTTCTGAATCTGACTCAGTCTTTATGCAAAacttacatttttcagattACAGATCTGCAAAGCCTCAATTGAGCTCCCATCCTCGAATAGAAGCTGGTCAAGGGTGATGGgtgtttttatatttcataCAGGTGTTGCTCTCACACTAGATTAAAAGGACttgaaaaaatgttattccatGAGCAGAAAATAGTCAAGGGCTTTTTAGGGAAACCTGTAGCAATAGGTTAAGATCATATTGGGTAAGAACGTGAATGGGGTCCATTGGTTCATGCTTCCCCATGATGATGATAAAGTCCTACAATTAAACACACTTAGTATGTTTTAAATAGGGAGCATTCTTGACAGGGGAAGCAGATTGAGTTGCATAATTgctattttctgctttgttttgttttctatacTAACATTGTGTCTTCCTAACCACAAGGGAGGATAGGAATAGCAAGTACTAATATGCCAGCAGTGGTACAAAGACTTACATCAGCTATTCCTTTACTCCTACCAGTACAGGCTTACACTCTGCAGAAATTTCTTTCTCCCCTGTAGCTTTGGATGTACAAATCAATCAGTCCTTCATAGCTTCCCACAAAAGATTGTTCCGTGACCCCAAGTTCAGCTCATGCTCTTCATTGTCACACTTAAGTTATTTTTAACATTGTGTATTTACTGACTGGGTGCTTCTGTATATGCAGAGTTCTTTCTTTTGTCAACCAAGCGCCTTCCTGCTCATGGTGTTTAAAAGCTGTTTCATGCAGGATTCCAAacagccttctttttttttgtaacacaGCTTCTTTTCAACTGTTACTTTCTTTGCACCTTTACAGCTGGAAGGGGATGAATTTTTGCAGGAAAATAGGTTGTCCTAGggaaaattgaaattttatGTTGGTAATCTTTCTGCATGAAGAGTGCCCTGCATCCATGGTTTTACAGCCTggtgcatttattttttcctctaggAACGTGCTGGCCGTCACTGTGGGGCTCTGAGAGTCTTGAACTCCTATTGGGTGGGTGAAGATTCCACTTACAAGTTCTTTGAAGTGATCCTGATTGATCCCTTCCATAAGACCATCAGGCGGAACCCCGACACCCAGTGGATCACCAAGCCCGTCCACAAGCACAGAGAGATGCGTGGGCTCACATCAGCTGGGCGCAAGAGCCGTGGGCTTGGCAAGGGCCACAAATTCCACCACACCATCGGTGGCTCGCGCCGTGCGGCCTGGAGAAGGCGCAACACCCTGCAGCTGCACCGCTACCGCTAATTCTTGTAAACGTGGCCGTCTAATAAAGATCATGCAGGTTGTTCAATTTAACagtgcttctgctgcttcttgggTTACGTGGATAAGCGTGGAATTTTTACAGGAGTTAAGGTGTTCCCATGTTTTGACAGgcttttgaaaatgtaattttatacTTGTGAAGATTGTAGGCTTTGAGTATAGAATTTTGTGATGGGCTTCACTTGATAACATGGAAGGACGTGTGCAATGTATATTGAAAGCCCAAGCGCTGGtccctgttcttttttctcttggtcTGAGTTTGTTTAGTCACCGTTTGTAGGTTGGGGTCTGTTGTCCTCTGCTTGGACTGATGGCCAGCTTTGATCTTGTGCAATGAGATGTAAACTGAAAGCgctcatttctttttttataggCAATTAAATACTAatggctattttatttttcaagttctggttttttttacttcttcagTGTCAAATCAGCTCTTGGGCATGTCAGCTACAAACATTGTCTAAATCAACTAAGCCCTGAATGGAAAGGTAAAACTTGCTCTGTTCTTTACAGTGCACAGTATTAAAAATGTGGGCACATCACAAAGATGATAAGGTTTTAGGCTGCATAGTAAAATGCTGACTGTAGAGTAGGTATTATTTCATTTGTCAAGATTGAGGGGGGATAGTTTCTTAAGCCTTCCTTTTGATACGAGAAGACATGTCTCTGTGTTAAAGAGCTGCATTCTGATTTACTCTGCATGGTTAGGTGGTAGAAATAAGCACATTTCGATAACAGTTAGAGATGAATGTATTTAGACTACCTTTTATGAAATCACAGTGTGATCTTTTCAGCATGAAGTCAGTTTGCACATAAAGGCTGAGAGATTAAATGCAGTTCCTGGTAAATTACGTGGATCATTGTCACAACTTCCACAGATTCTGTGCTATATCCATTAGGTAGTGATAGGAAAAGAGGTTGATAGAAGGCCCGAGATGTAGCTGTGTCTTCCTGGAACTTCAGTTTCGGatgtggacttttttttttccctgagactGAGAACATGTCAACATTTTCCCTTCAACTGAGAAATTCACTTAATACTCCAGTTAAGGTTCTTACAGGTGGGTGGTAGTCTGAAGAAGAGACGTTTAGGCATTGTGTTCTCAAAGCCAGGAAGAACAGCTCAAGGTGGCAATTCTTTGATGATATGTTTTGTTTGgttcaaacaagaaaaatgcaaaatactctgttaaaaaatgttaaagCTACATGCTctaaagatggatttttttagCCTCTCCTTTGAAGTATCACTGGTGTTCTTGAAAGATAGACCTGTGATGGTGTAGGACAGGAAGTGGAATTTCCTCAGAGCAAATTTGATGAGTGGGGTCTCTCCTGAGCATGGAAGGGGTTACTGCAGGGAGCGGGCTGACCTCTCTGGTTTCTAGATTTAATGGCTTCAGGTAGTGCCAGTATGGCCACGTTCCTCTGGAATTTCTTTTGTCTGTTTGAGCAACATGGTCTAGAAGAAAGTcgtgtctctgcccatggcaggggatttggaactagatgatcttttaAGGTTCCTTCAACTCAAATGtgtggaggtttttttattttttttttttttttaaggcaacaACTTCAAGACTGATGATACTGTACTAGGGGTTGTTAAGCTGTTTGGGACCCTTGCCATTGATGCAGGAGGGTGACAACAGCTGATGGGGCAGGCAGTCAGCACTAATACTGTGTCCTTTGCCAGCATTTAAACCTTGCAGCACGTGCCAGGTGTCTTCAGTGAGGCCTGCCTTAGGTTGGCCCCTGTGGTCCTGTAATTCTTTGGACTTTGAATTAAGAGGGAAAATACCATCCACTCTGAAGTTTATTGAAAACACTAATGACAGTGTatctaaaagggcatggtatcTAGCAGAGCAGTGAAGGAATTTGAAACATGGTGGTGCGTTCTGAGGATGCTCTGGGGTATGTACAGCTCATTCCAAGTCTTTGAGAAGCCAGATTGCCTTAGTGTTTTCCCACACTGGAAGTGTGTCATGCTCTTAGGCAGGattttgggttagaagggataTTGCTGTGCAGAATTTATGTGAAGTGGAAtgacaaattatattttattaaaatctttgttttaaaaaggcaaaacattgaggaaaaacttttttgtttggggttgttGGCTTGGAAAGTCAGGGTTAGAGAGAGGTTATGTGATCTCTGCCTTTCCTGCTTGATTCTTGAACCTGCTGTGCAAGTTCAAGAGATTGCAAGTGTCTGTGTTCCTTAAGGTTGTGGTAGAAACCAGTCATCTGTGACAGTCCTAGTGAGAGGCTGTAACTTGAGTTCAGACACCAGGAGTCTGCCTGAAACAGGGACACTAAGCTGTAGCCgaaggagggcagggggagggaagaggaaactTCAGGAATTCCACTCGGTAAATCTATTAAGGAAGGACATAGAGGAATCTAGTAATCTGTTTCCAAGCCATCTACTTGGCTCTGTTTGCAGGACTGATCATTTCTCAGTCTGAGCAGGCATGTTTTGGATGCAATTAAAAGAGCTGTCTGGTTTCTAGGCAAGACAAAATGAATACCACAGTTAAAACTGCAGGGAAATTAGGCTGTACAATACCAGCCTGGTTTTAGGTGCTGTTGAAAATAGTTGACTGTAAGCTTTTATTAGGCTGGATTTCACTTCTGTGTCAGCTGCCTAGATTAGCTAATCACTCAGTTTTTGTTACAAGGTGAGGACCTGGCAAGGGCACTATTTTTGTCCCAAAGGGTGGGATGTGTAAAAAAAGATTGTGTGATTTATGATGTTCTTTACATAAGCAAGTAGTAAACTCCCTTCCACATAGCTAATGGAAGTGCTCATTACTTGGCAACACTAGCTGGGTTGAAAAGTAGGGACTCAGTAATCAGCAGTGAGTATAATTGTTTCCTCGCTTTGTCTCCGAAGCATTGGGAATCTCTGcggggcagctgtgtgctgctgggagagggACACTGGCGTGATGCCTGCAAAAGGCACAGATGCTGGTGGAGGAGGCAGTTGGCTTTTTTCTTGAAGCAGAAGGTCATGGAATTTCACTGGTGATTTTTGTGGGGGCCTTAGAATGAAGTAATTAGCAATGGAGGAGAGTTATAACTTGACTTTTCTCACTTATCTCTGTCCTTGTAATGCAGCAGCTGTTCACTAGCCTTGACCCAGTAGAGAAAAGTGACTGCCTGTGAAGAGTTCTGTACAGCTAATGAATTAAAAAGCTAGGCTCTAAAAATAAAGCCTGATTCCTACTCTATTACCTACTCACACTCTCCAAGCTGGGgaaaaacactgtatttttgtaCATCTTTTCCAGCAGACACAAGTCTAGTTTGGAGAGTATCaagccacagaaaaaaacccaacaatttgGATTTGAATTGAATGCTTTTAtctggggctttgagcaaccacCAACTTTTTGATCCAATCCTTTTAAAGTTATTGTTTGAAACGTAAAGCTGTATGAAAGGATGGAGAGCCTGTAGATTGTTCTCTTTATCTGTCAAGGTTCTGAATCAGCTTCAATTTAATAATTACACACAGAGTGTTTAGGTTGCAGAGCCTCGCTCCCTACAGTTAGGAAGTGTCTGAGCTGCACTCCTTACACAACCTTTAATTCAGTGGCTGTCCTGCTCTTATCTAATGAGCCCCTGACAAATCCAGGACTGGAACCCAGTTCTTCTGGACCCCTTGTCATTGCCTGAAATTTAAGAGAGCATGCATTTCTTTGGTATCAAATGATGTTCAATGATACAATTAAAGGCTCTTATTGTAATGAAGATGACATTCAATCTCATTAAATACTGTCATCTCTCCATCATTCAGGGAAATGGAGAGCAGGGGTATCCTGGAGATCAGAGAGCCGATGAGTGATTAAATTAAGCCTGGCTCTGATAAGACCAATGCTGGATGACACTGCTCTCTCAAATGGCAGGTACCCTTCTTCCAAGCCTTCTCAGGTCTCCCTGCACTTCCAGTGCTGGGCTTTGAGGAAACCCTCCCTAGTTAGTTTGTTGGACTCTAGCTGACTCCATAGGGGTTTTGCAGTCTGTATCTCCTTGCACAAGAGCAGCCTCTGGGCTCAAGCTGGCTGTCCATGTGCAAGTTCAGGAGTTCCCTTGGAAACAGGAGTGGAGAGGCacatcaaaggggaaaaaaacaacagaggagaagttaaaaaaaaaaaaaagaagaggacaAGTAAGCTGGTTTTCAGTGGGGCTTGTTAGTATCCTGGTGCTGCTCAGTGACAGGAGCACCTGGTAGAGGAGGCTACAGCTAGCCAGGGTCCCTCAGGGCTCATCAGCCAGGTCTGTGTGGGGCAGTACCTACGGGATAAACCTGGCTGAACAAACCTACAGCTCCTCAGAATAGCTCAGCTTGTGTCTTTGGTACAGATCTGCTTCCCTGAAACACCAGGTAGTGGCTGCACTTCACCAAACCCAGAGCAGGAGGACAGTTTTCAACTGGTGCTGTGAAATAAATGTCCTGCGTCCAGTGCTCAGGCCTTCCATGTCCCAGGCCTTGTCACCAAGGCTGTGTGTCAAtagagcagcaggcagaaacCAAGACCCTGTTAACTCTGCGCTGTGTTCATGAGTGTAGCTGAGTCGTCATCCCCTGAGAGCTCATCCACTAACCAGAGGAAGTAGCTCATTAGTGCAGTGTTCAGTCATTCATTTATTCATACAGTTTTCTTGCAGCATTGTTTTTCTGTGACTAACAAGCAATTACTTGAACCCTTTCCTTGTATGAGAATCGCAGTCCTTCAACTCATCTGCTGTTACAATCCACCTGCCTCTCTCACGGGTTTCACGATTAGTCAGATAAATTTAGATAGCAAGTTGCGCAACCTTTATAAATTATGTGTTTTGTGTGTTCAGTTCTTTCAGAGCAGtgtataaaaataatgttttataagTTGCTTTGTTTGCAACTATGTGGAAAGTGGTTTTGCCGAGGCACAGTTAAACAAAGTCCTAGTGAATCTTTTAAGCAAAACAAAGTTTTGTATTATTTTCACTTTGCAAGTTACTGCTACAGGTGTAGTTGGAGAGCATCTGCTTAAAatcttttttacagaaaaaggcACATAGTAAGATTCAGCTACACAGGAAAAGTCAGTGTGCAAGTAAAAGGATCTTTCttgaggtttgggtttttttaaatagaattctagaaaatactttatttaattGGTTCTGTTGAACCTGTAGAATCAAGTCCCCACTCTTAATCTAAGTAGTTTTATTTCTGATAGATGTTTGGTAGCCCTTTCTTAAGAGATAGAGACTAAAAACTCACATAAGCTAATAGTAAGATACTAAGTTTTTCATTTTAGACCAATGATTTTTGGTGGGAAGGTGATTGCTGTCCATTTGAAACAGCAATTTTAAAGCAATAGTTATATCATATCAATGGGAAACACAAAATAAGTTGATTACTTTAAGTTACACTGAAAACCCAACTCTTAGATTTAGGATTTATGTtgctgagaaggaaaacagaaatgaaaacccTGTGAAAAACTGAATCAACTGTTCTGACTCCTGAGGCTAAATGAAAATCTCTAGTACAGTTATTACTTTCATTGTCtagtttaataaaaaatacGACAATCATAAAACTTTGTAAAGCATATGGCATACATAAGTTCTATTTTCTCCAGTCATGGGCCCATCTGTTTAGAGCTGAAAACTTCAAAATGCCTCTCTAGCAAACAATCTCACCTTCCTGTAGGTGCTATTCTGACAACATTCTGAATTCTTAAcctattttaagaaaaagtaattttaaaataagaaatgttttttgcGTTAATAATTCTGTTAGCCAAATTATGACAGCATTGAAATGAAACACAGATTTGAAACTTGATGGTTTTCACAGATTCTGCAAATTGTCCTAAAATTACATGAATTGCATTACAGCTTGAGCATTGAACTGTATGGTACTTCAATGGGAAGTTTGTAATAGCAGTAAAGGCTGATGCTATTTTGTCCTATGCAGGGAGTCCTACAGAGAACCAGGGAAGTGACTTCCTTCCATCTTCCCCCACTTTGGCCTACCCTGAAGTGGTAACCCTGGACCAGCTCTTTCAGCACCCACAAGCCAACCCAGGCTGACCCATCTCATTTCTCCTGGGTTTATTTACAGCTCTGTGCAACAGGCTACTCCTTGCTGCTGACTCGGTTCTTTTTGTCGTTGTTGTTGTTATTCAGTAGGAGTGAGATTGCCAAAGTTGTAGTTGTTTGGTTTGTAAAAGATGAGCTGCTCAGCTTCTTGTGCCAATGGTGCTGTCACAAGAGCTGATTCTGACTGTCTGTCAGGCatggcagggaggagcagaggtGGGAGAGCAGTGGGTCTGAGCTGGCCAGCTCTGAGTTGGGAGACTTCCTAATTCCAAGATAGACACAGTGTAATGCGTCCTGCTGGGATCTGTGACCCAGCACTGAATTAAAACTTGACATTGCCCCAAAGggaaatgaaacaagaaaaaaatgtgaatggCCACATAGGGCCAGCCCCAGAGGTCTAATGGGCACAGTGCCTGCTTTTGACAAGGACCAGCAATGGGCATTTGGAAAAAGGCTGATGAGTGTGGGGCAAGTCCAGCCCCACATGTAGCATCTCCAGTTCTCCGAAAAGCAGGGTAAGGATTTCCTCATGCTGTGGTTGCCCTTGTGCCAGCAGCCACCCAGGACAGCTGCAAGCTGTGACATCCAGCACTGGCTGGGAACTCCCACAGGGCTTCTGGCTCAGCAGGTGCATGGGCTGGATCCGTATGCAGGATGGCATCTGAAGGTagataaagagaaaattattgccTTGACTCATAAGTGCCTCCTGTAATTTAAAATGGGAAGTGGAAATACAACCTGTTTTGAAGGTCTGCTCCTGGAAGCTCACTGAACCAGAGACTTTCCAGATGACTCAGAGCAAGACTGTTGTTTGCTGAGAACTGCTGTATCAAGGATTCAGCAGGATTATGTAACGAGCAGCTGTCCTTCACCCCTGATAATGTGTCTTTTCTGCAAGACCTATGCTCACAATTCACCAGTGTTGAGGAacagcaataaaacaaaatggCAAGTGCCTGGAGGCATCTTCAGGATGCAACTGAGCTCCTGCCTGGAACAGATCTATTTTTTTGCTTCTAGACATTGCACTCCAGTTCAGGAAAACATGATTAAAATTTCACTACTAGCTTCATGGTGCCACCCATTCCTTTGCAGTGGTACTGTTTAGGTTATGTTTGTCATAGTGTACCTTGCTCTATTTAGCAGGAGCACTAAAACTAGTTCTGGAGAATGTGCTTCTTTCTTTGCTAAGGCTCAGAAAGTGAACTTCTTGAGAGCTGGAGCAAGGCTGACTTATTTTGGGTGCTTGAATTTTGCTATGTCTCTTTAAGAGCCCCGCCTAGAAAAGATTGCACTGGATTGAGCTTTGGCAAAAATTGTCAGTGTTTGTAGATGAAGGTTAAGAAGATCCTTTCTGGGGTACATTGTCCCAATTCAG encodes:
- the RPL15 gene encoding large ribosomal subunit protein eL15, producing MGAYKYIQELWRKKQSDVMRFLLRVRCWQYRQLSALHRAPRPTRPDKARRLGYKAKQGYVIYRVRVRRGGRKRPVPKGATYGKPVHHGVNQLKFARSLQSVAEERAGRHCGALRVLNSYWVGEDSTYKFFEVILIDPFHKTIRRNPDTQWITKPVHKHREMRGLTSAGRKSRGLGKGHKFHHTIGGSRRAAWRRRNTLQLHRYR